The following are encoded in a window of Pyrenophora tritici-repentis strain M4 chromosome 6, whole genome shotgun sequence genomic DNA:
- a CDS encoding DUF3669 domain containing protein translates to MLQSSGQYRCIGKGFCDSVWTLENSQDEDNRQTAIKREDGGPGRSVTNDYNMDCQILRSKHQPLPSTPLSIPRCHQLLQPSDPWWTSSLQQFSPGYSAYRALISERIPKVPRSISDKIVDLFCAGNALLSDFVRGNPADDACLIRPYLGRRRRHRQEGVSKSRFQRFSLRNVPLHIDQMEGLGLDAKSYAETMAEPLALMHWSAKIDANDVEYVLAPPRSGHAPSSTFQSDYLGVHCMWILDFDCCRSIDLDEQGVDQACAAFSKNDPFYPRPGTGEKANEELWLVFKQRFLESSRRILGGASREKWFLADRLMEKIEEEGRSRRRHQSLASPTEESSTT, encoded by the coding sequence ATGCTACAATCTAGCGGCCAATACCGCTGTATCGGAAAGGGCTTTTGCGACAGCGTCTGGACTCTCGAAAATAGTCAAGATGAGGATAACCGACAAACAGCCATCAAGCGCGAAGATGGCGGGCCCGGTCGCTCGGTCACAAATGACTACAACATGGACTGTCAAATTCTCCGCAGCAAACATCAACCACTTCCCTCGACCCCTCTCTCAATACCACGATGTCACCAGCTACTCCAGCCCAGCGATCCCTGGTGGACATCAAGCCTGCAACAATTTTCTCCTGGCTACTCTGCTTATAGAGCACTGATCTCAGAACGCATCCCCAAAGTCCCGCGCTCTATCAGCGACAAGATCGTAGACCTCTTCTGCGCCGGCAACGCTCTACTATCTGATTTCGTCAGAGGCAATCCAGCTGATGACGCTTGTTTGATTCGCCCGTATTTGGGGCGCCGACGCCGCCACAGACAAGAGGGGGTGAGCAAATCGCGCTTCCAGCGCTTCAGTCTACGAAATGTACCACTTCATATAGACCAAATGGAGGGTTTAGGTCTGGATGCCAAGTCATACGCCGAGACGATGGCAGAACCGCTTGCTCTAATGCACTGGAGCGCAAAGATTGACGCAAATGACGTCGAATATGTGCTGGCTCCTCCACGATCAGGGCATGCACCTTCATCGACCTTTCAGTCTGACTACTTGGGCGTTCACTGCATGTGGATCCTCGACTTCGATTGCTGTCGGTCGATTGATTTGGATGAACAAGGCGTTGATCAAGCCTGCGCCGCATTTTCCAAGAACGACCCTTTTTATCCTAGGCCAGGGACTGGCGAGAAAGCTAACGAGGAGCTGTGGTTGGTATTCAAGCAAAGATTCCTAGAATCTAGTCGGAGAATCTTGGGGGGAGCAAGTCGGGAGAAATGGTTCCTCGCAGACAGGCTGATGGAGAAGATCGAGGAGGAGGGACGGTCTAGGAGACGGCACCAATCCTTGGCATCTCCAACTGAGGAATCATCAACCACATGA
- a CDS encoding AfuA, ABC-type Fe3+ transport system, periplasmic component — MRVTLSSLALFACVSVAAAAQKNATIERETRSIDEIYEAAVAEGGVVTLWHGGDEKTQQNNLKTAFEARFPKMKLNVTVDISKYHDINLDAQLADNNVYVDSIILQTLNDYPRWKKEGVLLNYAPLNFDNVYPEFKDAEAAYSGLFIIAWGLSANLNKTSVVPTAYGDFIKPEYKDKIVLTYPNDDDAVLYQFEIIRETLGDGWFDALLANNPRWVRGTQTPGTILGTANSTSAVSFTSSYSFTARPPVDYGLPTDAKFVSWPQTGAILKKAPHPEGAKLLHSFMLSDEYQSDAKWSVRQDVAPPTGAHKILEQPGTDAQAFTKWMSDRGRVERARFFYEQRIGAPQGLSPLNDNL, encoded by the exons ATGCGCGTCACACTTTCTAGTCTGGCACTTTTTGCCTGTGTCTCTGTAGCAGCCGCTGCGCAGAAAAACGCAACTATTGAGCGAGAAACCCGCAGCATTGACGAAATCTACGAAGCAGCAGTTGCCGAAGGTGGTGTTGTTACACTTTGGCATGGCGGCGATGAGAAGACCCAGCAAAACAATCTGAAGACTGCCTTCGAGGCACGATTCCCCAAGATGAAGCTCAACGTGACTGTTGACATTTCTAAATACCACGATATCAATCTCGACGCGCAACTCGCAGACAATAACGTCTACGTCGACAGCATTATTCTCCAGACGCTGAACGACTACCCACGCTGGAAGAAGGAGGGCGTTCTATTGAACTACGCGCCTTTGAACTTCGACAATGTCTACCCGGAGTTCAAAGATGCAGAAGCAGCCTACTCTGGACTGTTCATCATCGCATGGGG TCTCTCCGCAAACCTGAACAAGACGAGTGTAGTACCAACCGCATACGGAGACTTCATCAAACCCGAGTACAAAGACAAGATCGTTCTGACCTACCCTAATGACGATGATGCGGTTCTGTACCAGTTCGAAATTAT CCGAGAAACACTGGGCGATGGATGGTTCGACGCCCTACTTGCCAACAACCCCCGCTGGGTGCGTGGCACACAAACTCCCGGCACAATCCTCGGTACCGCCAACAGCACCAGCGCAGTAAGCTTCACCAGCAGCTACTCCTTCACAGCCCGGCCACCGGTCGACTACGGATTGCCCACCGATGCCAAATTTGTCTCCTGGCCTCAAACCGGCGCCATCCTCAAAAAGGCACCGCACCCCGAAGGCGCAAAGCTGCTCCACAGCTTCATGCTCAGCGACGAGTACCAGAGTGACGCCAAATGGAGTGTTCGTCAAGACGTTGCGCCGCCCACGGGTGCGCACAAGATTCTCGAACAGCCTGGTACTGACGCGCAGGCGTTTACCAAGTGGATGTCGGACCGTGGACGAGTTGAGAGGGCGAGGTTCTTTTACGAGCAGAGGATTGGTGCGCCACAGGGTCTTAGCCCGCTCAATGATAACTTGTGA